A region of Phytohabitans rumicis DNA encodes the following proteins:
- a CDS encoding acyl-CoA dehydrogenase family protein, with the protein MAAPLVSTDPDEAITSGQWMTESQGGSDLSRSSTVASYEDGGWRLAGEKWFCSAADSAIGIALARPVDAGPGSRVLAPFLIPRHQEGVRVHRLKDKLGTRALPTAEIGLRDAHAEPLGDPTRPGLTRAMTLVVVTRVHNAAAAAGGMRRGLAYALAFAAQRRVAGGLLADSPLHRATLGTLAVDAAGAFALAAHAFELLGRVEVGADPYAAAELRIVAPLAKLVTGRLAVASASEYVESFGGAGYVEDTGVPRLLRDAQVLPIWEGTTNVLALDALRAVVRDDAATPLLARLDAALGTARGLSPSLAQTIATAATALREELATAQEDPAAAGVVAGARGLALRMGYALAAALLVEHATCGDEQSEAAARLWTRRWLRHEDVAVDAHHALDTLA; encoded by the coding sequence ATGGCTGCCCCACTGGTGTCCACCGACCCGGACGAGGCGATCACCAGCGGCCAGTGGATGACCGAGTCGCAGGGCGGCTCCGACCTGTCCCGCTCGTCCACTGTGGCCTCCTATGAGGACGGTGGCTGGCGGCTGGCCGGCGAGAAGTGGTTCTGCTCGGCCGCCGACTCGGCGATCGGGATCGCGCTGGCCCGACCGGTCGACGCGGGTCCGGGCAGCCGCGTGCTCGCGCCGTTCCTGATCCCCCGTCACCAGGAAGGGGTCCGCGTCCACCGCCTGAAGGACAAGCTCGGCACCCGGGCGCTGCCCACCGCCGAGATCGGGCTGCGCGACGCGCACGCCGAGCCGCTCGGCGACCCCACCCGGCCCGGCCTGACCCGCGCGATGACCCTCGTCGTGGTCACCCGCGTGCACAACGCCGCGGCCGCCGCCGGGGGCATGCGCCGCGGCCTGGCGTACGCGCTGGCGTTCGCCGCCCAGCGCCGGGTCGCCGGTGGGCTGCTCGCCGACTCGCCGCTGCACCGGGCCACCCTCGGCACCCTCGCCGTCGACGCGGCCGGCGCGTTCGCCCTGGCCGCGCACGCGTTCGAGCTGCTCGGCCGCGTCGAGGTGGGCGCCGACCCGTACGCCGCCGCCGAACTGCGCATCGTCGCCCCGCTCGCCAAGCTCGTCACCGGCCGGCTCGCCGTGGCCTCCGCCAGCGAATACGTGGAAAGCTTCGGCGGCGCCGGCTACGTCGAGGACACCGGCGTGCCCCGGCTGCTGCGCGACGCCCAGGTCCTGCCGATCTGGGAGGGCACCACCAACGTGCTGGCCCTGGACGCGCTGCGCGCCGTCGTACGGGACGACGCGGCCACCCCGCTGCTCGCCCGCCTGGACGCGGCCCTCGGCACCGCCCGCGGACTGTCCCCGTCGCTCGCGCAGACCATCGCCACCGCGGCCACCGCGCTGCGCGAAGAGCTCGCCACGGCCCAGGAGGACCCGGCCGCCGCCGGCGTCGTCGCCGGGGCACGCGGGCTGGCCTTGCGCATGGGGTACGCCCTGGCGGCCGCCCTGCTGGTCGAGCACGCCACCTGCGGGGACGAGCAGTCCGAGGCGGCCGCCCGGCTCTGGACCCGCCGCTGGCTCCGCCACGAGGACGTCGCCGTCGACGCCCACCACGCCCTAGACACCCTCGCCTGA
- a CDS encoding MFS transporter, producing MTTIATSTRNERTGWYFYDWANSAFSTTVVTVFLGPFLTAVTEQAAGCALGAEDCDRDVHPFGITVAAGSYFPYLVSLSVFLTVFVLPVMGAVADRSAHKKRLMAGAAFIGAAATIAMAFVTGERYLLGGVLFLIANIAFGASIVVYHSFLPQLGGPDERDRISSRGWALGYLGGFVLLALNLVAVQMFGIADDDQRTLDIARWCIVSAGVWWAGFTLVPLRWLREHPATDHPSTGGSVLTDGFRQLWRTVRGLKAYPLTLFFLLAFLIYNDGIQTVIALASQFGSEELNLSTNTLIITILIVQFLGFGGALMLGKVAERIGAWKTVLISLVLWTGVIVAAFQLPAEAPVPFMILGACIGIVLGGSQALSRSLYSQLIPKGKEGEFYGFYEISDKGTSWLGPLLFGIVNQVTNSYRTGIFALLIFFVVGFVLLLMVPMRRAIVAAGNTPPRVL from the coding sequence GTGACGACTATCGCGACCAGCACCCGCAACGAGCGGACCGGCTGGTACTTCTACGACTGGGCCAACTCGGCGTTCTCCACCACCGTGGTGACGGTCTTCCTGGGGCCGTTCCTGACCGCGGTCACCGAGCAGGCCGCGGGCTGCGCGCTGGGCGCCGAGGACTGCGACCGCGACGTGCACCCGTTCGGCATCACCGTGGCCGCCGGCTCCTACTTCCCGTACCTGGTCTCGCTGTCGGTGTTCCTGACCGTGTTCGTGCTGCCGGTGATGGGTGCGGTCGCCGACCGGTCGGCGCACAAGAAGCGGCTGATGGCCGGGGCGGCGTTCATCGGGGCGGCCGCGACGATCGCGATGGCGTTCGTGACCGGCGAGCGCTACCTGCTCGGCGGCGTGCTGTTCCTGATCGCGAACATCGCGTTCGGCGCGAGCATCGTGGTCTACCACTCGTTCCTGCCGCAGCTGGGCGGGCCGGACGAGCGGGACCGGATCTCCAGCCGCGGCTGGGCGCTGGGCTACCTGGGCGGGTTCGTGCTGCTCGCGCTCAACCTGGTGGCGGTGCAGATGTTCGGCATCGCCGACGACGACCAGCGCACCCTGGACATCGCCCGCTGGTGCATCGTGTCCGCCGGCGTGTGGTGGGCGGGGTTCACCCTGGTGCCGCTGCGCTGGCTGCGCGAACACCCGGCCACCGACCACCCCAGCACGGGCGGCAGCGTGCTGACCGACGGGTTCCGGCAGCTGTGGCGCACCGTGCGCGGGCTCAAGGCGTACCCGTTGACGCTGTTCTTCCTGCTCGCGTTCCTGATCTACAACGACGGCATCCAGACGGTGATCGCGCTGGCCAGCCAGTTCGGCAGCGAGGAGCTGAACCTCTCCACCAACACGCTGATCATCACGATCCTGATCGTGCAGTTCCTCGGCTTCGGCGGCGCGCTGATGCTGGGCAAGGTGGCCGAGCGGATCGGCGCCTGGAAGACCGTGCTGATCAGCCTGGTGCTGTGGACCGGGGTGATCGTGGCCGCGTTCCAGCTGCCCGCGGAGGCGCCGGTGCCGTTCATGATCCTGGGCGCGTGCATCGGCATCGTGCTGGGCGGCAGCCAGGCGCTGAGCCGATCCCTGTACAGCCAGCTGATCCCGAAGGGCAAGGAGGGCGAGTTCTACGGCTTCTACGAGATCAGCGACAAGGGCACCAGCTGGCTCGGGCCGCTGCTGTTCGGCATCGTCAACCAGGTGACCAACAGCTACCGCACCGGCATTTTCGCGCTGCTCATCTTCTTCGTCGTCGGTTTCGTGCTGCTGTTGATGGTGCCGATGCGGCGGGCCATCGTGGCGGCCGGCAACACACCGCCGCGGGTGCTGTAA
- a CDS encoding glycerophosphodiester phosphodiesterase, which produces MTTYLDSPVPLAFAHRGGAAEGDENTAEAFARAVGLGYRYVETDVHATSDGVAVVFHDPTLDRVAGQAGRIDRMRWADLSTVRVGGAAAVPRLDEVLAAWPRVRFNIDVKADTGIAPTVETVRRAGAGGRVLLASFSDARLARLRTLAGPDVATSLGMRAVARLRVASLTGRRLMLPASAVAAQVPVRYGRMRVVDRRFVAHAHKLGLQVHVWTIDNPAEMHELLDLGVDGIMTDRVDVLRDVYVQRGVWHEGAE; this is translated from the coding sequence GTGACGACGTACCTGGACTCGCCGGTGCCGTTGGCGTTCGCGCATCGCGGTGGCGCCGCGGAGGGCGACGAGAACACCGCCGAGGCGTTCGCGCGGGCGGTCGGCCTCGGCTACCGGTACGTCGAGACCGACGTGCACGCCACCTCGGACGGGGTGGCGGTGGTGTTCCACGACCCGACCCTGGACCGGGTGGCCGGGCAGGCCGGGCGGATCGACCGGATGCGCTGGGCGGACCTTTCGACCGTGCGGGTGGGCGGGGCGGCCGCCGTACCCCGGCTGGACGAGGTCCTGGCGGCGTGGCCGCGGGTGCGGTTCAACATCGACGTGAAGGCCGACACCGGCATCGCGCCCACGGTCGAGACGGTGCGCCGCGCGGGCGCGGGTGGACGGGTGCTGCTGGCCTCGTTCAGCGACGCCCGGCTGGCCCGCCTGCGTACCCTCGCCGGACCGGACGTGGCCACGTCGCTGGGCATGCGGGCGGTGGCCCGGCTGCGCGTGGCGTCGCTGACCGGGCGGCGGCTGATGCTGCCGGCGTCGGCGGTGGCGGCGCAGGTCCCGGTCCGGTACGGCCGGATGCGGGTGGTCGACCGCCGGTTCGTGGCGCACGCCCACAAGCTCGGCCTGCAGGTGCACGTGTGGACGATCGACAACCCCGCCGAAATGCACGAGTTACTTGATCTTGGGGTTGATGGCATCATGACCGATCGCGTCGACGTGTTACGCGACGTCTATGTCCAACGGGGCGTGTGGCACGAAGGGGCCGAGTGA
- a CDS encoding Hsp70 family protein: protein MRVLGIDFGTSNTVAMVRAADGRARPLLFDGSPLLPSAVYLNPDGRLLVGRDAERSARLDPARFEPNPKRRVDDGVVLLGEQELSVPQVIAAVLRYIGAEAQRHLGGACEELRMTHPARWGERRRAVLVESARAAGLPTPRLVVEPVAAASYYTAVLGSAMPVGRALAIYDLGGGTFDATVVRRTPTGFDVLAEFGLSDLGGLDFDQALVEHLGRGYSDSRTTLWNSLVSPADPGQRRQRALLYDDVRGAKEMLSRTTSADVHLPALDISAHITRDEFDALIRRYLIQTVHCLAQTITAARLAPSDLVGIFLVGGSSRIPLAAHLLHTELGVAPTTLEQPETVVAEGALFFGGPAAAAGPVHSGVPRPVAPQSRQPTAPSRPPVAPPRPPVIARPSAPPMAARQSAPPVSATPISPPRIPVAPPRPPAMAPRRAWYEEPTLVWTVALGAMVAIALIVLIVLTL, encoded by the coding sequence ATGCGGGTGCTCGGCATCGACTTCGGCACGTCGAACACGGTCGCGATGGTCCGCGCCGCCGACGGGCGGGCCCGGCCGTTGCTGTTCGACGGTTCGCCGCTGCTGCCGTCCGCCGTCTACCTGAACCCGGACGGGCGGCTGCTGGTCGGCCGCGACGCGGAACGCTCCGCCCGCCTGGACCCGGCCCGGTTCGAGCCCAACCCGAAGCGGCGCGTCGACGACGGCGTGGTGCTGCTCGGCGAGCAGGAGCTGTCGGTGCCGCAGGTGATCGCCGCGGTGCTGCGCTACATCGGCGCCGAGGCGCAGCGGCACCTGGGCGGGGCGTGTGAGGAACTGCGGATGACCCACCCGGCCCGGTGGGGCGAGCGGCGCCGCGCGGTGCTGGTCGAGTCGGCGCGCGCGGCCGGGCTGCCCACCCCGCGGCTGGTCGTCGAGCCGGTCGCCGCGGCGTCGTACTACACCGCGGTGCTCGGCAGCGCCATGCCGGTGGGGCGCGCGCTGGCGATCTACGACCTGGGCGGCGGCACGTTCGACGCGACGGTGGTACGGCGTACCCCGACGGGTTTCGACGTGCTCGCCGAGTTCGGCCTGTCCGACCTGGGCGGCCTGGACTTCGACCAGGCGCTCGTGGAGCACCTCGGCCGCGGCTACTCCGACAGCCGCACCACCTTGTGGAACAGCCTGGTCAGCCCGGCCGACCCGGGGCAGCGCCGCCAGCGTGCCCTGCTGTACGACGACGTGCGCGGCGCCAAGGAGATGCTGTCCCGTACGACCAGCGCGGACGTGCACCTGCCCGCCCTGGACATCTCCGCGCACATCACCCGGGACGAGTTCGACGCGCTGATCCGGCGGTACCTGATACAGACCGTGCACTGCCTGGCCCAGACCATCACCGCGGCCCGGCTGGCCCCATCCGACCTGGTCGGCATCTTCCTGGTCGGCGGCTCCAGCCGGATCCCGCTCGCGGCGCACCTGCTGCACACCGAGCTCGGCGTCGCACCGACCACACTGGAGCAGCCGGAGACGGTGGTCGCCGAGGGCGCGCTGTTCTTCGGCGGGCCGGCCGCGGCGGCCGGGCCGGTGCACTCCGGCGTGCCCCGCCCGGTGGCCCCGCAGTCCCGCCAGCCCACCGCCCCGTCCCGCCCGCCGGTGGCCCCGCCGCGCCCGCCCGTGATCGCCCGCCCGTCGGCCCCGCCGATGGCCGCCCGGCAGTCCGCGCCCCCGGTGAGCGCCACCCCGATCTCCCCGCCGCGGATCCCGGTGGCCCCGCCCCGCCCGCCGGCCATGGCCCCCCGCCGCGCCTGGTACGAGGAACCCACTCTGGTGTGGACGGTCGCCCTGGGAGCGATGGTGGCGATCGCACTCATCGTGCTGATCGTCCTCACCCTCTGA
- a CDS encoding dihydrofolate reductase family protein: MGKVVMYASVSVDGFIADENDQPGPLFDWLTSGDVPLDESGVVKVSQTSYDYTRPYWDQIGATIAGRHVFDMTDGWDGKPPGGVDHVVVVTHRPAPEGWDPEAPFHFVDGVEAAMAKAQELAGDRTVEVAAGDVGGQVLAAGLIDEVRMDVVPVVFGSGKRYFGSVDAQHLLEDPDVVIQGNRVLHLRFRVRR; this comes from the coding sequence GTGGGCAAGGTGGTCATGTACGCCTCGGTGTCGGTGGACGGCTTCATCGCGGACGAGAACGACCAGCCCGGACCGCTGTTCGACTGGTTGACCAGCGGTGACGTCCCATTGGACGAGAGCGGCGTAGTGAAGGTGTCGCAGACGTCCTACGACTACACCCGGCCGTACTGGGACCAGATCGGGGCGACAATCGCCGGCCGCCACGTCTTCGACATGACGGACGGCTGGGACGGGAAGCCTCCGGGCGGGGTCGACCACGTGGTCGTCGTGACGCACCGGCCGGCGCCCGAGGGCTGGGACCCCGAGGCGCCGTTCCACTTCGTCGACGGCGTCGAGGCAGCCATGGCCAAGGCGCAGGAGCTCGCCGGTGACCGCACAGTCGAGGTCGCCGCTGGCGACGTCGGTGGCCAGGTGCTTGCCGCGGGCCTGATCGACGAGGTGCGCATGGACGTCGTACCCGTCGTGTTCGGGTCCGGCAAGCGCTACTTCGGGTCGGTCGACGCGCAGCACCTGTTGGAGGATCCTGACGTGGTGATTCAGGGCAACCGGGTGCTTCACCTGCGTTTTCGGGTGCGCCGTTGA
- a CDS encoding helix-turn-helix domain-containing protein produces MEYVSRVPRPPLDGLIDDLYYLEGAPPYALLTLPPAPSALLIVNLGAPFRIRASTDIETAEYADGCVVTMPTRAFEFGYPRRTRSVGVHLKPWGLAPFLPMPAAELCDRPVTVEQVWGRPAVAELRDRLATADGPHEMLTLLEEELMRRLCETAGLGLVRHTSRVIAATSGGVAIGDLSVAAGVSSTHLAQRFKELIGVTPKRLARTYRFTATVFAINPAGPIDWGDLAAGAGYFDQAHFSHEFRAFTGLTPTRYVEVRQRFLREHPGHVFDGWPLPAD; encoded by the coding sequence GTGGAGTACGTGTCCAGAGTGCCGCGACCGCCACTGGACGGGCTGATCGACGACCTCTACTACCTGGAGGGTGCGCCGCCGTACGCCCTGCTGACGCTGCCGCCCGCGCCGTCGGCGCTGCTCATCGTCAACCTCGGGGCGCCGTTCCGCATCCGCGCCAGCACCGACATCGAGACGGCCGAGTACGCCGACGGCTGCGTGGTCACCATGCCCACCCGCGCGTTCGAGTTCGGCTACCCACGCCGGACCCGGTCCGTCGGTGTGCACCTCAAGCCGTGGGGGCTGGCGCCGTTCCTGCCGATGCCCGCGGCCGAGCTGTGCGACCGGCCGGTGACGGTGGAGCAGGTTTGGGGCCGGCCCGCCGTTGCTGAGCTGCGAGACCGGCTGGCCACGGCGGACGGACCGCACGAGATGCTGACGCTGCTGGAGGAGGAGCTGATGCGACGGCTGTGCGAGACCGCCGGCCTGGGGCTGGTCCGCCATACGAGCAGGGTCATCGCGGCGACCAGCGGGGGCGTGGCGATCGGCGACCTGAGCGTGGCAGCCGGTGTCAGCAGCACTCATCTGGCACAGCGGTTCAAGGAGCTCATCGGCGTCACGCCGAAGCGGCTGGCCCGCACCTACCGCTTCACCGCCACCGTGTTCGCGATCAACCCCGCCGGACCGATCGACTGGGGCGACCTCGCCGCGGGCGCAGGCTACTTCGACCAGGCCCACTTCAGCCACGAGTTCCGGGCGTTCACCGGGCTCACGCCGACCCGGTACGTCGAAGTCCGGCAGCGGTTCCTGCGCGAACATCCCGGCCACGTATTTGACGGCTGGCCGCTGCCGGCCGATTGA
- a CDS encoding dynamin family protein: MSAPTPSPDALAKLLTSAVDASLAFLRKADPDAAGDLDAVRRRDVGRPSIVVVGETKRGKSSLVNALIGVPALSPVDAAVATAAYLEFVHGPEHAARAWLPGREDPVPLGLADLRDWATPFGRLPEGTRPPRRIEVTHSAPLLQYLSMVDTPAPAGSTRCTPRWPWTRSSGPARCCSWWTPPPRSPSRSWSSSSRPASGSTSWCSR, from the coding sequence ATGAGCGCGCCCACCCCGTCGCCGGACGCCCTGGCCAAGCTGCTCACCAGCGCGGTGGACGCCTCCCTGGCGTTCCTGCGCAAGGCCGACCCGGACGCGGCCGGCGACCTGGACGCGGTCCGCCGCCGCGACGTGGGCCGGCCGTCCATCGTGGTCGTCGGCGAGACCAAGCGCGGCAAGAGCTCCCTGGTCAACGCGCTCATCGGGGTTCCCGCGCTGTCGCCTGTGGACGCGGCGGTGGCCACCGCCGCGTACCTGGAGTTCGTGCACGGCCCGGAGCACGCCGCGCGGGCCTGGCTGCCCGGCCGGGAGGACCCGGTGCCGCTGGGCCTTGCCGACCTGCGGGACTGGGCCACGCCGTTCGGGCGGCTGCCGGAGGGCACCCGGCCGCCGCGGCGCATCGAGGTGACCCACTCCGCGCCGCTGCTGCAGTACCTGAGCATGGTGGACACCCCGGCACCGGCGGGCTCGACCCGGTGCACGCCGAGGTGGCCCTGGACGCGGTCGAGCGGGCCAGCGCGCTGCTGTTCGTGGTGGACGCCGCCGCCCCGTTCGCCAAGCCGGAGCTGGAGTTCCTCATCGAGGCCAGCAAGCGGGTCAACTTCGTGGTGTTCGCGCTGA